The following proteins are co-located in the Takifugu flavidus isolate HTHZ2018 chromosome 16, ASM371156v2, whole genome shotgun sequence genome:
- the exd1 gene encoding piRNA biogenesis protein EXD1 has protein sequence MHMEDDHFLNLFKGKRIKLSLRTASYIGVVQRINANKTLVLADVVYCSNGCKIPGTKVFFGHEVLNVELVNETSRESGPKVPPKMETAHTSMSNLNLDNIEEEEDRVHFVVIDEFQEKFGAAVMHIKSQCVIGVGADGLKMFEHGRLCWLQISTKKKVYLFDILMLGSMAFRNGLSSILENKEILKVLHDCRDVAGCLIGQFGVKLTNVFDTQVADVMCFHSATGGFLPNRVSSLEQALSLHLQVPSSHLLLLQTKSQLTQDDAEVWQMRPSPFPVLRLMAVSVVHLHALRLVLLDNLMTDYMNLVDSYLNNSNYKPGELQQVDTEALALPPELRKLEQMLQERREQAMNRYPVNDQGLLARFSPRAQPPTQTSPAAQEPSHTPAHSVEPSSPPKQLDRVLQSIKEDSPSDICVSTDAETLKPAAALDLREEMSVDVPLAPMDVGGGRSEVSTERPFRNVQSAFNPLPTIGRGALLHMLQAQNLCGKQPVG, from the exons ATGCATATGGAAGATGACCATTTTCTGAATCTGTTCAAGGGAAAACGCATTAAGTTGTCTCTCAGGACAGCTTCTTACATTGGCGTCGTCCAGCGTATCAACGCCAACAAAACGCTGGTGTTGGCGGACG TTGTATATTGCAGCAATGGCTGTAAAATCCCAGGCACAAAAGTGTTTTTCGGCCATGAGGTTCTGAATG TGGAGCTGGTCAACGAAACAAGCAGAGAGAGCGG ACCCAAAGTTCCTCCTAAAATGGAAACGGCCCACACGAGCATGAGTAACCTTAATTTGG ATAATatagaagaggaggaagatcgTGTCCACTTTGTGGTCATTGATGAGTTTCAGGAGAAGTTTGGAGCTGCT GTGATGCACATCAAGAGCCAGTGTGTGATCGGTGTTGGAGCTGACGGTTTAAAGATGTTCGAACATGGAAGACTGTGTTGGCTGCAG ATTTCCACTAAAAAGAAAGTGTACCTGTTTGACATCCTGATGCTTGGCTCCATGGCCTTTCGCAATGgtctctcctccatcctggagAATAAAGAAATCCTGAAG GTCCTTCACGACTGCAGAGACGTCGCTGGTTGCCTGATTGGTCAGTTTGGAGTAAAGCTAACCAACGTCTTTGACACTCAG GTGGCCGATGTCATGTGCTTCCACTCAGCCACGGGGGGCTTCCTCCCAAACAGAGTTAGCTCTTTAGAGCAGGCGCTGAgcctccatctccaggtcccctcctctcacctcttaTTACTCCAGACCAAGTCCCAGCTGACACAG GACGATGCAGAGGTGTGGCAGATGCGGCCGAGTCCCTTCCCGGTGCTCAGATTGATGGCTGTGTCAGTGGTGCACCTGCATGCCCTcagactggtgctgctggataaTCTCATGACGGACTACATGAATCTAGTGGATTCGTACCTAAATAACAGCAACTATAAACCCGGAGAACTGCAGCAAGTCGACACG GAAGCCTTGGCTTTGCCTCCAGAGCTCAGAAAGCTGGAGCAGATGTTGCAGGAGCGTCGGGAGCAGGCGATGAACCGCTACCCCGTCAACGACCAGGGTCTGCTGGCTCGCTTCAGCCCCCGAGCTCAGCCCCCAACCCAGACTTCCCCTGCAGCGCAGGAGCCGAGCCACACTCCGGCACACTCTGTGGAACCGTCTTCTCCTCCAAAACAGCTGGACCGTGTCCTTCAGAGCATCAAAGAGGATTCACCATCTGATATCTGTGTCTCCACTGACGCCGAGACGCTAAAACCGGCTGCTGCGTTAGATCTCAGAGAAGAAATGTCTGTAGATGTTCCTCTGGCACCGATGGATGTGGGCGGGGGACGTTCAGAGGTGTCCACAGAAAGACCTTTCAGGAATGTGCAGTCAGCCTTCAATCCCTTGCCCACCATAGGAAGAGGCGCTCTCCTCCACATGTTACAAGCTCAGAATCTCTGTGGTAAACAGCCAGTGGGGTGA